One window of Candidatus Tokpelaia hoelldoblerii genomic DNA carries:
- the rpsF gene encoding 30S ribosomal protein S6 (bhsal04910) — protein MALYEHVFLARQDMTPQQVDQLVEQYKGILEANGGKVGRIESWGLRPLTYRIRKNRKAYYALMNIDAPSAAVAEMERQMRINEDVLRFLTTRVEAHEEGPSAMMSRRDRDERFGKDEDRPRRPRRPRDETPDEGEE, from the coding sequence ATGGCTCTTTATGAACACGTGTTCCTTGCCCGGCAGGATATGACACCGCAGCAGGTTGACCAGCTTGTAGAACAATACAAGGGTATTCTGGAAGCCAATGGCGGTAAAGTCGGGCGTATTGAAAGCTGGGGCCTGCGTCCCCTCACCTATCGCATCCGCAAGAACCGCAAGGCTTATTACGCGCTGATGAACATTGACGCGCCGTCTGCCGCGGTTGCGGAGATGGAACGCCAGATGCGCATCAATGAAGATGTGCTGCGTTTTCTCACCACACGGGTTGAAGCCCATGAGGAAGGCCCGTCGGCCATGATGTCGCGCCGCGACCGCGACGAGCGTTTCGGCAAGGATGAAGACCGTCCGCGCCGCCCGCGCCGCCCGCGTGATGAAACCCCTGATGAAGGAGAAGAATAA
- a CDS encoding Hypothetical protein (bhsal04940) — protein sequence MHFLKRLAVLVLILTGSVSPGFARQANEVELKMLDETVRIFQYATEKADASMLAGQMLSPRLIQEMARMEGIGEEAVVRNTRQQIAVTAGIYQFSRCDILLDERTGGELVDGSPYFIIPMESVLKIQAGQKVWIKSDIAAVFDRDRWYIVTGGVVHRLYIEKAYPGLEKASFREPEVIRVN from the coding sequence ATGCATTTTTTAAAACGGCTGGCTGTTTTGGTATTGATTTTGACAGGGAGCGTCAGTCCGGGTTTTGCCCGTCAGGCCAATGAGGTGGAACTGAAAATGCTGGATGAGACAGTGCGGATTTTTCAGTATGCCACAGAAAAGGCTGATGCGAGTATGCTTGCCGGCCAGATGCTGTCGCCGCGGTTGATACAGGAAATGGCCAGAATGGAAGGCATCGGTGAAGAAGCTGTTGTACGCAATACACGCCAGCAAATCGCTGTTACCGCCGGGATATATCAATTTTCCCGTTGTGATATTCTGCTTGATGAAAGGACAGGCGGGGAGCTTGTCGACGGCAGCCCTTATTTTATCATCCCTATGGAATCTGTGCTGAAAATACAAGCGGGGCAGAAAGTGTGGATAAAGTCGGATATAGCCGCCGTTTTTGACAGGGACAGATGGTATATCGTGACCGGAGGCGTTGTGCACAGGCTTTATATCGAAAAGGCTTATCCGGGTTTGGAAAAGGCTTCTTTCCGTGAGCCTGAAGTCATCCGGGTCAATTAA
- the rplI gene encoding 50S ribosomal protein L9 (bhsal04890) — protein MDVILLERIARLGQMGDVVRVKDGYARNFLLPKGKALRANEANKAYFETRRSQLEARNLELKGEAGKIAAKLDGKSFVIIRSAGETGQLYGSASTRDIADAITAEGFSITRNQVELNHPIKTIGLHTLAINLHPEVEVLVVINIARSAEEAQRQEKGEDLTKRDFTEEQIEEDFEEVEELGEEEEIAEAEGEE, from the coding sequence ATGGATGTCATTCTTCTCGAACGTATTGCCCGCCTGGGCCAGATGGGCGATGTTGTCCGCGTCAAGGACGGCTATGCCCGCAACTTCCTGCTGCCCAAGGGCAAGGCGCTGCGCGCCAATGAGGCCAACAAGGCCTATTTTGAAACCCGGCGCAGCCAGCTTGAAGCCCGTAATCTTGAGCTGAAGGGCGAGGCAGGAAAAATCGCCGCCAAGCTTGACGGCAAATCTTTTGTCATCATCCGCTCCGCCGGTGAAACAGGCCAGCTTTACGGTTCTGCCTCTACCCGCGATATCGCTGATGCCATCACCGCAGAAGGTTTCAGCATCACCCGCAACCAGGTGGAGCTCAACCATCCGATCAAAACCATTGGCCTGCATACGCTCGCCATCAATCTGCATCCGGAAGTTGAAGTTCTGGTCGTCATCAATATTGCCCGCTCTGCTGAAGAAGCCCAGCGTCAGGAAAAAGGTGAAGACCTGACCAAACGTGATTTCACAGAAGAACAGATTGAGGAAGACTTCGAGGAAGTCGAGGAACTCGGAGAAGAAGAAGAAATCGCCGAGGCTGAAGGCGAAGAATAA
- the glnB gene encoding Nitrogen regulatory protein P-II (bhsal04920), giving the protein MKKIEAIIKPFKLDDVKEALQEAGLQGITVIEAKGFGRQKGHTELYRGAEYVVDFLPKIKIEVVVADEMVETVVEAICKAAQTGRIGDGKIFVLPVEEALRIRTGETGNEAI; this is encoded by the coding sequence ATGAAGAAAATTGAAGCCATTATCAAGCCTTTCAAACTTGATGACGTCAAGGAGGCGCTTCAGGAGGCCGGCCTGCAGGGAATTACGGTGATTGAAGCCAAAGGGTTCGGCCGTCAGAAAGGCCATACCGAACTTTACCGCGGTGCCGAATATGTGGTTGATTTTCTGCCCAAGATCAAGATTGAGGTTGTTGTCGCTGACGAGATGGTTGAAACGGTGGTTGAGGCCATCTGCAAGGCGGCGCAGACAGGACGTATCGGGGACGGCAAGATTTTTGTTCTGCCGGTGGAGGAAGCGCTCCGTATCCGCACTGGTGAAACCGGTAATGAGGCAATCTGA
- the rpsR gene encoding 30S ribosomal protein S18 (bhsal04900): MVDINQIPTRRPFHRRRKTCPFTGPNAPKIDYKDIKLLQRYISERGKIVPSRITAVSQKKQRELARAIKRARFLGLLPYVVK; encoded by the coding sequence ATGGTTGACATTAATCAGATTCCGACCCGCCGTCCTTTCCACCGCCGCCGCAAGACCTGCCCGTTTACCGGTCCGAACGCGCCGAAGATTGATTACAAGGACATCAAGCTTCTGCAGCGTTACATTTCCGAGCGCGGCAAGATTGTGCCCTCACGCATTACAGCAGTGAGCCAGAAGAAACAGCGTGAACTCGCCCGCGCCATCAAGCGTGCCCGTTTTCTCGGCCTTCTGCCTTACGTTGTAAAGTAA
- the glnA gene encoding Glutamine synthetase (bhsal04930): protein MTTAQDILRQIKDNDVRFVDLRFTDPRGKLHHVTMDAGMADEDMFADGVMFDGSSIAGWKAINESDMVLMPVPETAHMDPFFAQNTLIILCNVHEPASGEAYSRDPRSIAQKCETYMKSLGIGDTVYVGPEAEFFVFDDVRFRTEPYNSGFRLDSAELPSNDDTGYETGNLAHRPRMQGGYLPVPPLDCLQDMRSEMLSTLSAMGVAVEKHHHEVAAAQHELGIRFDTLVREADKMQTFKYAVQQVANAYGKTVTFMPKPVYGESGSGMHVHLSIWKAGKPVFAGNDYAGLSETCLYFIGGIIKHAKALNAFTNPSTNSYKRLVPGFEAPVLLAYSARNRSASCRIPFGSSPAAKRVEVRFPDPSANPYLAFSALAMAGLDGIKNKIHPGQPMDKDLYDLPPKELERIPTVSASLREALEALDRDRAFLKAGGVFDDGMINAFIALKMQEIRRYEMTPHPVEFDMYYSV, encoded by the coding sequence ATGACAACAGCACAGGATATTCTCAGGCAGATCAAAGATAATGATGTTCGTTTTGTTGACCTGCGTTTTACTGACCCCAGGGGTAAACTGCACCATGTCACCATGGATGCGGGAATGGCCGATGAAGACATGTTTGCCGATGGCGTCATGTTTGACGGTTCGTCCATCGCCGGCTGGAAGGCGATCAATGAATCCGACATGGTGCTGATGCCGGTGCCGGAAACGGCTCATATGGATCCGTTTTTTGCGCAAAATACGCTGATTATCCTGTGTAATGTCCATGAACCGGCCTCGGGTGAAGCCTATAGCCGTGACCCGCGTTCCATTGCGCAGAAGTGCGAAACCTATATGAAGTCGCTCGGCATTGGCGATACGGTCTATGTCGGGCCGGAGGCGGAATTTTTTGTTTTTGATGATGTCCGTTTCAGAACCGAACCCTATAACAGCGGTTTCCGGCTTGATTCCGCCGAGTTGCCGAGCAATGACGATACAGGCTATGAAACCGGCAACCTTGCCCACCGCCCGCGTATGCAGGGCGGATATCTTCCGGTTCCGCCGCTGGACTGCTTGCAGGATATGCGCTCGGAAATGCTTTCCACATTGAGCGCAATGGGAGTTGCGGTTGAAAAACATCACCATGAGGTCGCCGCTGCCCAGCACGAGCTTGGCATCAGGTTTGACACGCTGGTGCGTGAAGCTGACAAAATGCAGACTTTCAAATATGCGGTGCAGCAGGTTGCCAATGCCTATGGCAAGACTGTAACCTTTATGCCCAAGCCGGTTTATGGAGAAAGCGGTTCGGGTATGCATGTGCATCTTTCCATCTGGAAAGCGGGCAAACCGGTTTTCGCCGGCAATGATTATGCCGGTCTGTCGGAAACGTGCCTGTATTTTATCGGCGGCATTATCAAGCATGCCAAAGCCCTGAATGCTTTCACCAATCCGTCAACCAATTCTTACAAGCGGCTGGTGCCCGGGTTTGAAGCGCCGGTTCTGCTCGCCTATTCAGCGCGCAATCGTTCAGCGTCCTGCCGTATTCCATTCGGGTCTTCACCGGCGGCGAAACGGGTGGAAGTGCGTTTCCCCGACCCGTCCGCCAATCCGTATCTGGCCTTTTCGGCGCTGGCGATGGCCGGGCTTGACGGTATTAAAAACAAAATCCATCCCGGCCAGCCGATGGACAAGGATTTGTATGATCTGCCGCCGAAAGAGCTGGAGCGGATTCCGACTGTCAGCGCCAGCCTGCGCGAAGCGCTGGAAGCGCTTGACAGGGACCGCGCGTTTTTGAAAGCCGGCGGGGTATTTGATGACGGGATGATCAATGCTTTTATTGCGTTGAAGATGCAGGAAATCCGGCGCTATGAGATGACACCGCATCCGGTGGAATTTGATATGTATTATTCAGTTTAA